The region GATAGGCTCTCTGTAGGCTTTGGAGCAAGCTTCGTCGTTGCATCTGAATCAGTTGCACCTGCGTAGAGTGCTTACAACCGACCCACAACATGCCCTCCTCCACGCTTTTAATATAGGTTGATCGTGCCAACTCCTCGCCCACCAGCGTAGACCAAGCCAAACCTTCTCGCTTGGGTGAGATGGCTCGATGCCCCAACTCTTTCACAATGCTTTGTAAACACTGCGCTAAAATTTCACCGCCTTGCTTAATGACATAGCCTTCGCCTTCTTCCTCCACGCTGACAACTCCTATTTTTAATAAATAATGAATTAATCATTCTATTTAAATATTTATTACTTATTCTTCATTTTACATATTATCTATAAAATATGATTTATTTTCTTTTATTCTATTTTTATTCATTCTAACCATCCATCCACTCTATCTCTCCACCGACCACCCGATAGCTTTTATACGAGGGTAGCTCTTTCATCCAAGGCTCTAGGCTAAAGGCGCTCATAAAGAGTTGTTCGTAATCGGGCAACATTTGCCAAAAGCGCTCACGATGGGCGTTATCAAGTTCGACAAAGACATCGTCGAGGAGGATAATGGGTTTACGTCCGCGATGTTCAACAATCAATTGCGCGAGCACCTGCTTCATCACCAAGCTAACCATCCGACGTTCGCCCACCGAGAGATAACTAGCAATCTCGCGCTCGCCTTCCATCAAAAGATAGCGATCACGATGCACGCCAAAGAGGACACTCTTTTTACTCCATTCATAAGCACGTTTTCCCTGCAAATATACCAACATTTCTTCAGTATTACGCTCTTTAAAGCTCGCTTTATAACTAAATTCCAATGTTTTATCCAGTAACGCGTGCACCAGAGGCGTAAATTTTGCATTAAATTGACTCAATAATCCCCGACGTAAGAGCATCAAATCGGCATTGAGTTGGACAAACATCCCATCGCTAGAGGCAATAAAGGCACTCTGTTCATTTTTAAAGGCGAGATTACGTTGCTTTAAGAGGTGTTGATACGCACGTAAGGAAAGAATATAGCTATCGCCATAGACCAACGAGGCCATTTGATCGAAGAATTGCCGGCGTAAGCTAGGTTCCCCATGAATCAACGCGCTATCGTGATAACCAAAAATGACACAAGGATAGCGCATCAAGAGCTCTTTTCGATCGCGTAAAATTACCTTGTTGAGAAAAATCTCTTTCCTTTTCTCTTGATACTGGATGTTCACCGTGTCAAAGTACTTATCGATACGATGGATGCCTTTTAAAGCAAATTGATGCTTCTCAAAGTGGACAATCTGCTCATCTTGACGCTCGCGAAAACTCGATCCAAGACAGGCATAGTAGATCGCCTCTAAAAAATTACTCTTGCCTGCACCATTTTGCCCTACAAGAATAATGTGCTTGGCATCCAAGGCCAAGCACATCGTTGCTAAATTACGAAATTGATATAAATAAATCTCTTCTAGCATGCCAAACTAAGTATTATTATCCAATTGCATCGACATGATAACATGGAAAAAATTCTCCGCAGGCTGGCTAGCAAGCGTAATCGCCTTGTCGGTATGCGTAAAGGCAAAAGAGACTTGTTCACTCTCCATCACGCGTAAAGGCGTCAATAGATGCTCAAAATTGAACGCAAAAGGCATGGTAGGGCCTGTGTACTCACAAGCAATACTATCGCTTGCTTTGCCCATTTTAGACTCTTCTACGTGAAATTTGATCGCACCCTCTTCAATTGTCATGTAAATACGCTTGGCTTTGCTATCTGCCATAATCGTCATACGCTTCACCGCCTCGATAAATTCATGGCGATCGGCAAGCAATTGATACTCTTGTTTCTCCGGAATAGCCCGACGATAGGCAGGAAATTGTCCATCAATCAAACTGGAGGCAATCTTTACACCATCAAAACGGGCATAAATATGTTGATCTTTAATGGCAATGGCAACTTCTCCCTCTACACCATAAGAGAGATCTTTAATAAGCTGTAAGAATTTAGGTGGAATAATAATGCCTTCAAAGGCGTCAATCTCTTCTTCTAATGTTTGGGCAATATAAGAGAGGCGTTTGCCATCAGTAGCAACCATAATTAGCTCATTCTCGACTTTTTCAAAGTAAACTCCATTAAGAAAAAGACGCATTTCGTCATCAGAGACAGCGAAAATGGTGTTATTAATCATTTGAATAAAGCTTTTTTTGGTGAAATGAAAGAATTCATCGCTTTGCGGATCTTCAGACCAAGGAAAATTTTCAGGATTTTGATAACGCAATTCATAGTGAATGGCAGGATATTTGAGAATGGAGATGGAAACTTTCTCTTCTTGCGCATCAATGTTGAGATCACCTGCCGGTAATGCTTTGAGAATTTGGGCAAAACGATCGCAAAAGAGTGCAATTTTTCCAGGTGTATGACAAATGACAGGAATTTCTGTTTCAAAGCGCAGTTTCGCGTCTGTTGCTTTGATAATAAGCTTATCATCATCACATTCTAAGAGGACATTGGAGATGATAGTGATTTGATTTTTTTGGGTGATGATTTTCTGTGCGGCGAGAATCTCTTTGATTAAGGTCTCTTTGTTACAGGTAAATTTCATGATTTTTCCTCAACTTTTGGTTTGCTAATATTAAATTTTCTAAATTTATTGTTGTTTTTATTAGGTAACTAAATTTGTGGAATTCCTTTTTAAAGTATGGTAATTAAAAGAGTTAGCTTGTTGATAAGGTAGCTCTTTTTTGGATCTAGGTTATCCACAAATACACAACCTGCTTTAGTTATACACTATTTATCCCCATGAATTCAACTAAGGAGGGTGAATTTTGTGATGATTTTTTGTGTGGATGGTTAAAGAGGCTGGGATTAGGGTTCGCCATTTTCTTTGACCGAGCGAATGAGGTTGCGGATGGTGGATTCGATGTTGGGGTCGATGATTTTGAGATCTTCGATTTTTTGGCAGGCGTGCATGACGGTGGTGTGATCGCGACCGCCAAATTCGAGGCCGATTTCGGTGGTGGAGAGGTCGGTGATTTGGCGTAAAATGTACATGGCTAGTTGGCGGGGATAGACGATATTTTTGGTTTTACGTTTACTTTTTAGGTCATTGACAGTGATATCGAAGTAGTCGGCGATGATTTTCTGGACTTTAGAGCTGGAGATGGTGCCTTGTGGCGCGAGAGAGCCGGCAAAAGTGGCTTTTAGACGCGCGATAGTCGATTCCAAAGTGATCTTTTCGCCGGTGAGGTCAGCGTAGGCATGGATGTTTGTGATGGCAGCTTCGAGGTCGCGGACGTTGGTTTGGATGGTGTTGGCGATGAGTTCGATCACTTCTGGGGGAAACTCTTTGCCTTCGATTTCGAGCTTCTTTTTGATGATGGCGATCTTTGTCTCGAAGGTAGGGGGTTGGAGATCGACAGTTAGACCGCGCTCAAAGCGACTGGTGAGGCGTGAGGAGAAGTTTTGTAGCTCGCTGATGGGTCGGTCGCAAGTAAAGACAATCTGCTTCTGATGCCCATAGAGCTCGTTAAAAACGTAGAAGAGTTCGTTTTGGGTTTCCACTTTACGTTGTAGGAGGTGGATATCGTCCATGAGAAGCACATCGGCGTTGCGATACTTTTCTCGGAAGGCGTGGGGCGAGTTACCTCGGGTGTGGCTGGCGAGGTCGTGAAACATTTTTTCGGCAGAGATAAAGATGATGTTGGCATGTGGATTGTGATCGTAGATGTAGTTGCCGATCGCTTGCATGAGGTGTGTCTTTCCTAGCCCGACGCCTCCGTAGATGAGACAAGGATTATAAGCGCCACCAGGCTTCTTCGCGATGGCAATGGCAGCATTGTAGGGATAGAGGCTATTCTCTCCTGGCACAAAGGTCTCAAAGGTGTAAAGCAAGGAGAGTCCTGCGGGGCGTTGTTGTTTAGGTTTATTTGTCTCTGGTGGTGGAGTAGGGGAGGGGTTTTGGCTCTCTAGCGAGGAAGGACGCACGCTAAATTCGATGGTGATGGGACGACCTTCCATCTGGGAGAGATGCTCTTCCATCTTCTCTTTGTAGCGCTCTTCATAGCGATCGCGATAATAGCGCGAGGGGGTTGAGATCTCAAGGACGTTGTTTTGGAAGCTAGCTAAGTGCATACGCTCCTCACAGCCTAGACGCTCGGTCTCGGTGATCTCATTTTGATCGACTAGAAATTGCAGGGTTTCGCGGATTTCGGTGTTGTCAGTGAACATAAAGTGCTCTACTCCTTATAGACTATTTGAAAGATAAATAGCTGGTATTCTTGAGGAGATGGCGCTATTTCTTGGATGTAGGTGATCCCTAATTTTGTTGATATTCATTTGATAATGCACTCCTTATTCAGATAATACGCACAAGTTGTCCACATAAGCAATGGGAGTTATCCACATAGAAAAAAATGAAATAATGAGGATAATTCCTTAGATGATAGGATAATAGTTTGATTTAGTCGGGGTAAAAGGGTAAAGGAAGAAAGTAGTAAACAAGTTATCCACAATATGAATTATCGGCATAGAAGATAGAATAATGATATCTGAATAAATTTTCAAGGGGATTTTAGAAAAAAAGTAAAAAAATATTTAAAAAGAAAAAAAGAGAAGAGCGCGTGAGCTTAGCTCTTCTCTATATTGAATGTAATTAGTAAATAATCTTAGAGTACGTTATAGGCTAAAATTCCCCCAGGGGAGAGCTGATGGTTGTAGTACTTGTGGCAGAAGGTGGTTTCGTAGACCTCGATGTAGATCTCGTGCTCGCTGGCGTTGAAGAGGATGCGCAGTTTGTTTCCTTCATCGTCGATTTTAAGTAATTCGATAAGGCGTGGTACTTGGTAGAAGTGGTTCTCAAAGTGAAAGTGTTGGCTCTTCATGCAGGAGTTATGATGGCGGAGTTGGATGATGGCTTGGATGGTTGCCAAGGTGGCTTGATGCTCTTGGTTGTCGATGGCTTGCCAAGGCATACAGCGTCGACAATCGGGGTCGTGTTCGCCCTCTAAGGCGATTTCGGTGCCGTAGTAGATGCAAGGCGATCCGGGCATGGCAAAGAGCAGAAAGATCTGTTGGTAGAAGGCGTCGATATTTTTATGCACGCGGTTGAAGAGGCGCTGGGTATCGTGCGAGTCGAGTAGGTTGAAGAGGGTGTTGTTGGTCTGTTGCATGTACATGGTATAACAGCGATTGATTTGCTGGCTAAGTTGATATTTATTGCGGTGGTGATCGAGCCAGAAGTTGGAGATAGCGCTAGTGAGCGGGTAATTCATCACCGAGTCAAATTCATTGCTTTGCAGCCAATTGATCGAATCGTGCCAAATTTCACCTAGAATGTAAAAATCTGGCTTAATCGCTTTGAGCGTGCGATAAAGTTCCTTGTTGAAGGAGTGCGCCATCTCATTAGCAACATCTAAGCGCAAGGCATCAATATCAAATTCTCTCACCCAATAACTCACCACCTCCATAAAGTACTGCACCACCGCCGGGTGATTGGTGTTGATTTTGGGCATATTGTCGACAAAGGCAAAGGAGTAGTAGTCGCCATGACGCGTGCGGTGTCCTTTCTCAAGGAAGGGGAATTTATTCACCATGTACCAATCAATATAGGGCGAATCAAAGCCATGTTTTAGGATATCCTGCCACGCAAAAAATTCACTTCCGGTGTGGTTAAAGACGCCATCGAGCATCACTTTGAGGCCTTTTTGATGGGCTTTTTGCACCAATTCTTTGAGCTTGGCATTATCACCAAACATCGGGTCTACCGTATAGTAATCGGTGGTGTCGTATTTGTGGGTCGATTGTGCATGAAAGATAGGGTTGAGGTAGAGACCAGTAATGCCTAAATTCACGAGGTAGTCGAGCTTATCGATAATGCCTTGGAGATCGCCGCCGTAAATCTCTTGATTGGTAACCTCACCGCTGTGCCACGGTTTGATGTGGGCTAGATGTTGGTTGGCACCATTGGCAAAGCGATCGGGGAAAATTTGATACCAAACCGTCTCATGCACCCAATCGGGCGTGCGTACAATATCAGAAGCATTGAGCCAAGGAAAGGTAAACATCTGCTTCATGGTGGCTTGGTCATCGATATGCGCTGGCGACAAGAAGCCCTCTTCTAGGTAGCAAATTTCCTGTCCATCATGAAATTTAAGGTGAAAGTAGTACTTGCATCGCTTAAATTCGGGGGTAATGGTGGTTGTCCACCAGATGTGTTGTTCGAGCTCTTTTTTAAAGGGCATGGCTAAACGCTTGCCTTGCCAGCGCCACTTACCGCCAAGAATGCCTCCGTCAAAGGGATCGTTATAGATAAGTTCGACACTCATGACGTCGTAGCCGGTTTTTAGGTTAATAATGAGTTGATTTTCGTCGATGGGATAGCAATAATTATCACTGGTACGGTGATAAATAGCCGGTAAATTCATGCAATACTCCTAAGTCCCTGCCAACCAGAGGCTGACAGGTGGATAAAATTCGTTGAGATAGATCTGTTTTAAAGAGATCTTAGTTGCGTTGATACTCTTTAATCCACGCTCCGTAGTTAGCGAGCGCCTCTTGCCAAGCAGGTGATTCTTGCATCTGCCACTGCCAGTTGGGCGCACCGATGGTACCTGGAACATTCATGCGCGCGCTATCGTCGAGACCTAAAAGATCTTGGGTGGGGGTGATAGTCCACTTGGCGATGCTACTTAGGGCGAATCGCACCCATTTTCGGCTAAAGCTTCCGGTAAATCCGCGCTCTTCTAGGTAGCGATCGGTGGCTTGTTGCACCTCATGAGGTTGTTCTTGATACCAGCCAAGGATAGTTTGGTTGTCGTGCGTGCCAGTGTAGATGATCATGTTTTCGCGATCTTCAAAGTCATTGTTGTTCTCGTGGGGATCGAAGGTAAATTGGATGATCTTCATGCCAGCAAAGTGGTAGTGATCGCGTAAGGTGTAGACTTCGGGGCGCATCTCGCCAAGATCTTCGGCGACGAGGTTAAGGTTGGGGAGCTGACGATAAATTGCATCAAAGAAGTGGTAGGCTGGCCCTTCGATCCACTCACCTTCAATCGCCGTCTCGCAAGAAGCGGGGATCTTCCAGTAGGTATCAAAGGCTCTAAAGTGGTCGATACGCACGATATCGAAGGCTTGCATGTTGGCCCAGAGGCGCTCTACCCAAAAGCGATAGTCATTCTCCTGCATCTTTTGCCAATTGTAGAGCGGATTTCCCCAGCGTTGCCCAGTCGC is a window of Entomospira culicis DNA encoding:
- a CDS encoding DUF721 domain-containing protein, producing MEEEGEGYVIKQGGEILAQCLQSIVKELGHRAISPKREGLAWSTLVGEELARSTYIKSVEEGMLWVGCKHSTQVQLIQMQRRSLLQSLQRAYPSLQIMQIKATVEPKAFVVKEEQIQEKNEVDVPRDNAFYAMLERLKRQGEADV
- the recF gene encoding DNA replication/repair protein RecF (All proteins in this family for which functions are known are DNA-binding proteins that assist the filamentation of RecA onto DNA for the initiation of recombination or recombinational repair.) codes for the protein MLEEIYLYQFRNLATMCLALDAKHIILVGQNGAGKSNFLEAIYYACLGSSFRERQDEQIVHFEKHQFALKGIHRIDKYFDTVNIQYQEKRKEIFLNKVILRDRKELLMRYPCVIFGYHDSALIHGEPSLRRQFFDQMASLVYGDSYILSLRAYQHLLKQRNLAFKNEQSAFIASSDGMFVQLNADLMLLRRGLLSQFNAKFTPLVHALLDKTLEFSYKASFKERNTEEMLVYLQGKRAYEWSKKSVLFGVHRDRYLLMEGEREIASYLSVGERRMVSLVMKQVLAQLIVEHRGRKPIILLDDVFVELDNAHRERFWQMLPDYEQLFMSAFSLEPWMKELPSYKSYRVVGGEIEWMDG
- the dnaN gene encoding DNA polymerase III subunit beta, translated to MKFTCNKETLIKEILAAQKIITQKNQITIISNVLLECDDDKLIIKATDAKLRFETEIPVICHTPGKIALFCDRFAQILKALPAGDLNIDAQEEKVSISILKYPAIHYELRYQNPENFPWSEDPQSDEFFHFTKKSFIQMINNTIFAVSDDEMRLFLNGVYFEKVENELIMVATDGKRLSYIAQTLEEEIDAFEGIIIPPKFLQLIKDLSYGVEGEVAIAIKDQHIYARFDGVKIASSLIDGQFPAYRRAIPEKQEYQLLADRHEFIEAVKRMTIMADSKAKRIYMTIEEGAIKFHVEESKMGKASDSIACEYTGPTMPFAFNFEHLLTPLRVMESEQVSFAFTHTDKAITLASQPAENFFHVIMSMQLDNNT
- the dnaA gene encoding chromosomal replication initiator protein DnaA, with amino-acid sequence MFTDNTEIRETLQFLVDQNEITETERLGCEERMHLASFQNNVLEISTPSRYYRDRYEERYKEKMEEHLSQMEGRPITIEFSVRPSSLESQNPSPTPPPETNKPKQQRPAGLSLLYTFETFVPGENSLYPYNAAIAIAKKPGGAYNPCLIYGGVGLGKTHLMQAIGNYIYDHNPHANIIFISAEKMFHDLASHTRGNSPHAFREKYRNADVLLMDDIHLLQRKVETQNELFYVFNELYGHQKQIVFTCDRPISELQNFSSRLTSRFERGLTVDLQPPTFETKIAIIKKKLEIEGKEFPPEVIELIANTIQTNVRDLEAAITNIHAYADLTGEKITLESTIARLKATFAGSLAPQGTISSSKVQKIIADYFDITVNDLKSKRKTKNIVYPRQLAMYILRQITDLSTTEIGLEFGGRDHTTVMHACQKIEDLKIIDPNIESTIRNLIRSVKENGEP
- a CDS encoding glycoside hydrolase family 13 protein, with the protein product MNLPAIYHRTSDNYCYPIDENQLIINLKTGYDVMSVELIYNDPFDGGILGGKWRWQGKRLAMPFKKELEQHIWWTTTITPEFKRCKYYFHLKFHDGQEICYLEEGFLSPAHIDDQATMKQMFTFPWLNASDIVRTPDWVHETVWYQIFPDRFANGANQHLAHIKPWHSGEVTNQEIYGGDLQGIIDKLDYLVNLGITGLYLNPIFHAQSTHKYDTTDYYTVDPMFGDNAKLKELVQKAHQKGLKVMLDGVFNHTGSEFFAWQDILKHGFDSPYIDWYMVNKFPFLEKGHRTRHGDYYSFAFVDNMPKINTNHPAVVQYFMEVVSYWVREFDIDALRLDVANEMAHSFNKELYRTLKAIKPDFYILGEIWHDSINWLQSNEFDSVMNYPLTSAISNFWLDHHRNKYQLSQQINRCYTMYMQQTNNTLFNLLDSHDTQRLFNRVHKNIDAFYQQIFLLFAMPGSPCIYYGTEIALEGEHDPDCRRCMPWQAIDNQEHQATLATIQAIIQLRHHNSCMKSQHFHFENHFYQVPRLIELLKIDDEGNKLRILFNASEHEIYIEVYETTFCHKYYNHQLSPGGILAYNVL